One window from the genome of Lutra lutra chromosome X, mLutLut1.2, whole genome shotgun sequence encodes:
- the LOC125091808 gene encoding NADH dehydrogenase [ubiquinone] 1 alpha subcomplex subunit 5, protein MAGLLKKTTGLVGLAVCESPHERLRILYTKILDVLEQIPKNAAYRKYTEQITNEKLSMVKAEPDVKKLEDQLQCGQLEEVILQAENELSLARKMLQWKPWEPLVEEPPANQWKWPI, encoded by the coding sequence ATGGCGGGTTTGCTGAAGAAGACCACCGGCCTTGTGGGATTGGCTGTATGTGAGAGTCCGCACGAGAGGCTAAGAATATTGTACACAAAGATTCTTGATGTTCTTGAGCAAATTCCTAAAAATGCAGCATACAGGAAGTACACAGAACAGATTACAAATGAGAAGCTGAGTATGGTTAAAGCGGAACCAGATGTTAAGAAATTAGAAGACCAACTTCAGTGTGGCCAACTAGAAGAGGTTATTCTTCAGGCTGAAAATGAACTAAGTCTGGCAAGAAAAATGTTACAGTGGAAACCATGGGAACCTTTAGTGGAAGAGCCTCCTGCCAACCAATGGAAATGGCCAATATAA
- the LOC125092369 gene encoding protein BEX1-like: protein MASKEEQAVKNLNVENAKQEIEKKDEKEQVANNGEPMALPLEAGEYCMPRVNRRRFRVRQPIQQYRWDMIQRLGEPQGRMRGENMERIGEEMRQLMEKLREKQFSHSLRAVSTDPPHHDHHDEFCLMP, encoded by the coding sequence ATGGCGTCCAAAGAGGAACAAGCAGTAAAAAATCTCAACGTGGAGAATGCCAAACAGGAAAttgaaaaaaaggatgaaaaggagcAAGTTGCTAATAATGGAGAGCCCATGGCCCTCCCTTTGGAAGCTGGTGAATATTGTATGCCTAGAGTAAATCGTAGGCGGTTCCGTGTTAGGCAGCCCATCCAGCAGTATAGATGGGACATGATTCAGAGGCTTGGAGAACCACAAGgaagaatgagaggggagaataTGGAAAGGATTGGGGAGGAGATGAGACAGCTGATGGAAAAGCTGAGGGAAAAGCAGTTCAGTCATAGTCTGCGGGCAGTTAGCACCGACCCTCCTCACCATGACCATCATGATGAGTTTTGCCTTATGCCTTGA